In Lacrimispora indolis DSM 755, a genomic segment contains:
- a CDS encoding 5'-methylthioadenosine/adenosylhomocysteine nucleosidase has translation MLGIIGAMDVEVAEVKKAMENVTVETIAAMDFYRGKLKGKEAVVVRSGIGKVNAAICTQILADHYHVTAVINTGIAGSLKNEINIGDVVLSTDTVHHDMDATGFGYPAGQIPQMKEFAFRADERLRNLAEEWCKKVNPEIGVFTGRVVSGDQFISDRVKKQWISETFGGYCTEMEGAAIAQAAYLNHIPFLIIRAISDKADDSANMDYGEFEEKAVRHSVNLILALAEQYSY, from the coding sequence ATGTTAGGAATTATTGGAGCCATGGATGTAGAGGTGGCGGAAGTAAAAAAAGCCATGGAGAATGTTACGGTAGAAACCATAGCTGCAATGGATTTTTATAGAGGAAAATTAAAAGGAAAGGAAGCGGTGGTGGTCCGCTCCGGCATTGGCAAGGTAAATGCAGCAATCTGCACTCAGATCCTGGCAGATCATTACCATGTGACCGCAGTCATCAATACCGGGATCGCCGGTTCTTTAAAGAATGAGATCAACATCGGGGATGTGGTGCTGTCTACGGATACGGTGCACCATGACATGGATGCAACAGGCTTTGGATATCCTGCGGGACAGATCCCTCAGATGAAAGAATTTGCTTTCCGGGCCGATGAAAGGCTTCGGAATCTGGCTGAAGAATGGTGTAAAAAGGTTAATCCTGAGATCGGAGTTTTTACTGGAAGAGTGGTTTCGGGGGACCAGTTTATTTCTGATAGGGTTAAAAAACAGTGGATATCCGAAACTTTCGGGGGGTACTGCACGGAAATGGAAGGGGCTGCCATCGCACAGGCGGCATACTTAAACCATATCCCGTTTCTTATCATCAGAGCTATTTCAGATAAGGCGGATGACAGCGCAAACATGGACTATGGCGAGTTTGAAGAGAAGGCGGTAAGGCACTCCGTAAACCTTATTTTAGCCTTGGCTGAACAGTATTCATATTAA
- a CDS encoding ABC transporter ATP-binding protein, giving the protein MYVQLKNINKKFGSYQAAENISFSIEKGKLIGLLGPSGSGKTTILRMIAGLEAPDSGDIFIDGQCVNDLPASKRGIGFVFQNYALFRYMTVFDNIAFGLEVQKKDKAYTKQRVNELIELIGLKGLENRRPHQLSGGQKQRVAFARALAPKPHVLLLDEPFAAIDAKVRKELRTWLRETINKVGITSIFVTHDQEEAVEVADEIIITNTGHIEQIGSPVEIYKNPATPFAARFIGESIIVEDYSRLSGFEFEKGYEKAVLRPEFIRVTRKDKEVYPHASQRAIVEDSFFRGNMLELRLNVGGIKLVAYRSLEDEFLAVGEEVSVLIYRLYLYNDTQVRLAENRSFQPSDIFTI; this is encoded by the coding sequence ATGTATGTACAGCTAAAAAATATCAATAAAAAGTTCGGTTCTTATCAGGCAGCGGAAAACATCAGTTTTTCCATTGAAAAAGGAAAGCTGATTGGGCTGCTGGGGCCCTCAGGGAGCGGGAAAACAACTATTTTACGTATGATTGCAGGACTGGAGGCACCGGACAGCGGTGATATCTTTATTGATGGTCAGTGTGTTAACGATCTTCCTGCCAGCAAACGCGGTATCGGTTTTGTATTTCAAAACTACGCCCTTTTTCGTTATATGACGGTTTTTGATAACATTGCATTTGGTCTGGAGGTACAGAAAAAGGATAAGGCATATACCAAACAGAGAGTAAACGAACTCATCGAACTCATCGGTCTGAAAGGACTGGAAAACCGCCGGCCTCACCAGCTTTCAGGCGGGCAGAAGCAGCGTGTGGCTTTTGCCAGGGCGCTTGCACCGAAACCTCATGTGCTGCTGCTTGACGAGCCCTTTGCCGCTATTGATGCCAAGGTGCGCAAAGAATTGCGTACATGGCTGAGAGAGACGATAAACAAGGTTGGAATTACCAGTATCTTTGTTACCCACGATCAGGAGGAAGCAGTTGAGGTGGCGGATGAAATCATCATCACCAATACAGGCCATATTGAACAAATCGGGTCACCGGTGGAGATTTATAAAAATCCGGCTACGCCTTTTGCTGCGAGATTTATTGGTGAATCCATTATTGTAGAGGATTACAGCCGGCTCAGCGGTTTTGAATTTGAAAAAGGCTATGAAAAGGCTGTTCTTCGTCCTGAGTTCATAAGGGTCACAAGAAAGGACAAAGAGGTTTATCCACACGCTTCTCAACGTGCAATCGTAGAAGACAGCTTTTTTCGCGGCAATATGTTAGAGCTGAGATTGAATGTGGGTGGGATAAAGCTTGTTGCATACAGGTCCTTAGAAGATGAATTTCTCGCTGTGGGGGAAGAAGTCAGTGTGCTGATTTACCGTCTGTATCTTTACAATGACACACAGGTGCGCCTGGCGGAAAACAGGTCTTTTCAGCCCAGTGATATATTTACCATCTGA
- the cysT gene encoding sulfate ABC transporter permease subunit CysT, with amino-acid sequence MHNFEKPILKRKSRVIPGFGLSIGITITMLSLVVLIPLFSVFLLLSDSTFSDFLRVITDKQTVAAYKVSLSCAAIAAVVNVVFGILLAWILTRYQFPMQRILDGLIELPFALPTAVAGIALTTLYSEQGWIGRLFAKIGVEISYSKIGIMIAMIFIGIPFVVRSIQPVLEKLDPQYEEAAQALGASRSRTFFKVVLPEILPAALTGFGLAFARSIGEYGSVVFIAGNIPYETQIVPLIIMNKLEQFNYPAATSIAFIMVVFAFLLLFGINLIQARIQKIARG; translated from the coding sequence ATGCATAATTTTGAAAAACCTATTTTAAAACGGAAAAGCAGAGTGATACCAGGATTTGGCCTTTCCATCGGCATCACGATCACAATGCTCAGTTTGGTTGTGCTGATCCCTCTGTTTTCTGTATTCTTACTTCTTTCCGATTCTACGTTCAGCGACTTTTTGAGAGTGATTACTGATAAACAAACCGTAGCGGCCTATAAGGTCAGTCTCAGCTGCGCTGCGATTGCAGCTGTTGTTAATGTAGTATTCGGCATTTTGCTGGCCTGGATTTTAACTCGTTATCAATTTCCTATGCAACGGATATTGGATGGCCTGATCGAACTGCCTTTTGCGCTGCCCACCGCTGTGGCAGGAATTGCGCTGACCACGTTATATTCTGAACAGGGCTGGATCGGCAGATTGTTTGCGAAAATTGGAGTGGAAATTTCTTATTCGAAAATTGGAATCATGATTGCTATGATTTTTATCGGAATTCCATTTGTGGTACGCTCCATTCAGCCGGTTCTGGAAAAGCTGGACCCACAGTATGAGGAAGCGGCACAGGCTTTAGGAGCCAGCCGCTCCCGTACTTTTTTTAAAGTAGTACTTCCAGAGATTCTGCCGGCTGCCCTGACTGGTTTCGGCCTTGCGTTTGCCAGGTCCATCGGTGAATACGGCAGCGTGGTGTTTATCGCGGGAAATATTCCCTATGAAACACAGATCGTACCGCTGATCATCATGAACAAGCTGGAACAGTTCAACTATCCGGCTGCAACATCAATTGCTTTCATAATGGTGGTATTTGCGTTCCTGCTCCTGTTCGGTATCAACCTGATTCAGGCGCGCATCCAAAAAATTGCAAGGGGGTAA
- a CDS encoding TIGR03905 family TSCPD domain-containing protein, producing MKYKTHGVCSREINFEVEDNKLVQVQFVGGCSGNTQGVSRLVEGMDVDEAIRRLEGIQCGYRPTSCPDQLAEALKQYKEGLQ from the coding sequence ATGAAATATAAAACACACGGAGTCTGTTCCCGGGAAATCAATTTTGAGGTGGAAGACAATAAACTGGTACAAGTCCAGTTTGTAGGGGGATGCTCCGGCAATACCCAGGGCGTGTCACGCCTGGTGGAAGGAATGGATGTAGATGAAGCCATAAGAAGGCTGGAAGGAATCCAGTGCGGCTACAGGCCCACTTCCTGTCCGGACCAGCTTGCGGAAGCTTTAAAGCAATACAAAGAAGGCTTACAGTAA
- a CDS encoding sulfate ABC transporter substrate-binding protein codes for MKRTNIFSKRVLAPAIVLVSVLGVLTGCSGKAVSPDADRGAPETVSITNVSYDPTRELYEQYNKLFQTYWEQEKGQTVEVTQSHGGSGKQARSVLEGNEADVVTLALEGDVDELRTGGLIEDGWVDEFPKSSAPYTSTIVFLVRQGNPKNIKDWDDLVGTGVEVITPDPKSSGGARWNFLAAWAFSDKTYGGDETKNKEFLQALYANVSVLDSGARGATTTFVENKKGDVLLAWENEAFLSVEEHPGEFEIITPSLSILAQPSVAVVDANAEKHGTTEIAKAYLDYLYSDEAQRLEGENYYRPSNPDILKEFGDTFDLNIQLVNINDDFGGWASAREKFFADGAIFDQIYQK; via the coding sequence ATGAAACGTACAAATATTTTTTCCAAGAGAGTCTTAGCGCCGGCCATCGTATTAGTTTCTGTCCTTGGTGTTTTGACGGGCTGCTCAGGCAAGGCTGTCTCTCCTGACGCTGACCGTGGGGCCCCTGAAACTGTATCTATTACAAATGTTTCCTACGACCCTACCCGTGAGTTGTATGAGCAATATAACAAACTCTTCCAAACCTATTGGGAGCAGGAAAAAGGGCAAACAGTGGAAGTCACCCAGTCCCACGGCGGATCAGGCAAGCAGGCACGTTCCGTATTGGAAGGCAACGAAGCTGACGTAGTAACACTGGCCCTGGAGGGCGATGTAGATGAACTGCGCACAGGCGGGCTGATTGAAGATGGCTGGGTAGACGAATTTCCAAAGAGCAGTGCCCCTTATACGTCCACAATTGTTTTCCTGGTGCGCCAAGGAAATCCGAAAAACATTAAGGATTGGGATGACCTTGTGGGGACTGGTGTTGAAGTCATCACCCCTGATCCTAAAAGCTCCGGCGGTGCCCGGTGGAACTTTTTAGCTGCCTGGGCCTTCTCCGATAAAACATATGGCGGGGACGAAACAAAAAACAAAGAGTTTTTACAAGCGCTATACGCCAATGTATCTGTACTGGATTCCGGCGCGCGCGGAGCAACCACTACATTTGTAGAAAACAAAAAAGGGGATGTGCTGTTAGCCTGGGAGAATGAGGCGTTTCTTTCGGTGGAAGAGCATCCCGGTGAATTTGAGATCATAACTCCCAGCTTAAGTATTCTGGCGCAGCCGTCAGTTGCCGTGGTTGACGCCAATGCCGAAAAACATGGAACCACGGAGATCGCAAAGGCTTATCTTGACTACCTTTATTCAGACGAGGCACAGCGGTTGGAAGGAGAAAATTATTATCGTCCTTCGAATCCTGACATCCTAAAAGAATTTGGAGATACCTTTGATCTCAATATCCAGCTGGTCAATATCAACGATGACTTTGGAGGGTGGGCCTCTGCCAGAGAGAAATTTTTTGCCGACGGAGCGATTTTTGATCAGATTTATCAGAAGTGA
- the cysW gene encoding sulfate ABC transporter permease subunit CysW, protein MKEKIIKWLLILLGAAFLGIMLVLPLATVLVYALRQGFEVFFQAVTDDYTVKALKLTLFTTVISVAVNTLFGVFAAWAISKFQFRGKQALTTLIDIPFSISPIIAGLVFILVFGRIGWAYPLLEAWDIKIVFAVPGIVLATIFVTFPFVSRELIPLMQAQGSDEEEAAALMGAKGLRIFRKVTFPHIKWGLLYGIILCTARALGEFGAVSVVSGHLRGKTNTLPLHVEILFNEFKLTAAFAVSSILVLIAILILILRNIVEYRVKREER, encoded by the coding sequence ATGAAAGAGAAAATCATAAAATGGCTTTTGATTTTACTTGGAGCGGCGTTTCTGGGCATCATGCTTGTACTGCCTCTTGCCACTGTTCTGGTATATGCATTGCGTCAAGGCTTTGAGGTTTTCTTCCAGGCCGTCACAGATGACTATACGGTGAAAGCATTAAAGCTGACCCTGTTTACGACTGTCATTTCTGTTGCTGTGAATACACTGTTTGGTGTCTTTGCTGCCTGGGCTATTTCTAAATTTCAGTTCCGGGGAAAGCAGGCGCTGACTACGCTGATCGATATCCCATTCTCTATTTCCCCTATCATCGCAGGATTGGTGTTCATTCTGGTATTCGGGCGAATCGGCTGGGCATATCCTCTGCTGGAGGCATGGGATATTAAAATTGTATTTGCCGTACCTGGAATAGTATTAGCAACAATTTTTGTTACCTTCCCCTTTGTTTCCCGTGAGCTGATTCCCTTGATGCAGGCACAGGGCAGCGACGAGGAAGAAGCCGCTGCCCTGATGGGTGCCAAGGGGCTGAGAATCTTTCGCAAGGTTACCTTTCCCCATATTAAGTGGGGGCTTTTATACGGCATCATACTCTGCACAGCACGGGCTCTGGGCGAGTTTGGGGCGGTGTCGGTGGTATCCGGTCACCTGCGGGGTAAGACAAACACATTGCCGCTGCACGTGGAAATTCTGTTTAATGAATTTAAACTGACTGCGGCTTTTGCCGTTTCCTCCATTTTGGTGTTGATTGCGATATTGATCCTGATTCTGCGCAATATTGTAGAGTACCGTGTCAAACGGGAAGAGAGGTAG